From Trichocoleus sp. FACHB-46, one genomic window encodes:
- a CDS encoding transposase, translating into MIAPRLSYFTVRFVDNYCQAYRHLFNDVRSFEAFASLHLGLVAPLARTSLPEIAKAVGLPNDQVLHHFLTHSPWQVEAVRYQRLSLIIEQIQGQLIVLVLDDTGDRKKERRRIM; encoded by the coding sequence ATGATTGCACCTCGTCTCTCTTACTTCACGGTTCGTTTTGTCGATAACTACTGTCAAGCCTACCGACATCTGTTTAACGATGTCCGCAGTTTTGAAGCATTCGCCTCTCTACATCTTGGCTTGGTCGCTCCTCTAGCTCGCACGTCCTTACCCGAAATTGCCAAAGCTGTAGGCTTGCCAAATGACCAAGTGCTACACCATTTCCTGACTCACTCCCCTTGGCAGGTAGAAGCAGTACGCTATCAACGTCTGTCTTTAATTATCGAACAAATTCAGGGGCAACTGATTGTCCTTGTCCTTGATGACACCGGAGACCGCAAAAAAGAAAGACGACGAATTATGTAG